ATCTAATATATTATTATGGCGGTCCTACAAATTTGACATTGTATCAATGCGACTTAAACGCACCTGATATTCCTGCATCTAAGTTGCAAATTAAGCAATTTAGTTCAGGTATATTTCCATATTTAGATATGAAATTGGGTCCAGATGGGAAAATTTATTGTAATAAGAGTTTTAGTGCTGATTCAATTGATAGAATTAATTTTCCTAATATTCTGGGAGTTGGTTGTGCCTATGAATCAAACGCTATTTATCTTGGAGGTAAGAAATCGGGTAATCTTTTTTCAAGTAAAACTTTTGGTAAAAACATCAAACCAACTGGTTTAATTTATATTACAAAAAGTAATTCATTAAAAAGTTTTGTTCATCCCAACCCAAATAATGGAAGTTTTGTATTAAAACTTAAAGATTCAAAACATCAAGAATTTGAAATAAGTATTTATGATGTAGCCGGCAAACAGATTTATTTTGAAATGAAAAAAGAAACAATGCACGAAATAAAACTAAATTATAATTTAGTTAATGGTTTTTATTTTGTTAAAATTAAATTCGAAGATGGTACTGTAGATGTTCACCGATTAATCATAAGTAATTAATTTTAAAATTTTTTTGGAGATTATGTTCCTCTCAAAAAATAATAAGCCTAGGCTTCTGTTTTTTGTATTAAACGCAATTTTAACTATAAGCTTTGCACAAGTTAATTTAGTTCCGAATCCAAGTTTTGAGAATGTAATAGGTTTCGGTAATTTCCCCTGCAATTGTAATTTAATTGATAAAGCACCTCCTTGGGATTCTCTTAGGGCTGGTGGCGGTGGTGGTAATCTTGTTTTGTCTGGTTCAAATTTTTTAGGATATCAAATTGCCAGGACTGGCAATTATATGGCAAGTTTAAATTATTATTATGAGCCTTTAAATGCAACATGGAGAAGTTATATACAATCTCCATTAACTAAGAATTTAAAACCAAATAAGTCCTATTGTGTTACTGGTTATTTCAATTTACAAAATAAATTATCAAGGTTTGCGGTTGATGGGCTTAGCATTTATTTTGACAATGGAAGTATATTTGCAATTGGTTATGGACAAGTAGCGCAAGCCAATCCGCAAATAAAAAGTCCACCAAATCAATTTTATTCTGATACATTAAATTGGATGAAGGTCCAAGGAGACTTTATTGCAATTGGCACAGAGAGTTATTTAACAATCGGTAATCATAAGAACAATGCTAACCTTACCTACAGTTTAGTAAATCCTAGTGCTGTTTCGCTAGGCTCAGGCTATTTTGTCGATGACATCTCTGTAATAGAAGCCGATTTACCCGCTTATGCAGGCAGAGATACAGTTTTATGCATAGGTGATAGTGTTTTTATTGGTCGCCCACCAGAGGTAGGTTTAGAATGTATTTGGAACAGCACTTCGACGGGCTCAGTGCCCATTGCAACAGGAGGGGGATTTTGGATCAAGCCCGCAAGTAGTCAAACCTATATTGTTACACAGGATGTTTGCGGTTTAATTAAAAAAGATACCATACAAGTA
This window of the Sphingobacteriaceae bacterium genome carries:
- a CDS encoding gliding motility-associated C-terminal domain-containing protein, with translation MFLSKNNKPRLLFFVLNAILTISFAQVNLVPNPSFENVIGFGNFPCNCNLIDKAPPWDSLRAGGGGGNLVLSGSNFLGYQIARTGNYMASLNYYYEPLNATWRSYIQSPLTKNLKPNKSYCVTGYFNLQNKLSRFAVDGLSIYFDNGSIFAIGYGQVAQANPQIKSPPNQFYSDTLNWMKVQGDFIAIGTESYLTIGNHKNNANLTYSLVNPSAVSLGSGYFVDDISVIEADLPAYAGRDTVLCIGDSVFIGRPPEVGLECIWNSTSTGSVPIATGGGFWIKPASSQTYIVTQDVCGLIKKDTIQVQIKPPYNGPPIGLIANTATACPSTTINLSIQNNPPVVNGYNWLPLGVYVQTNNIAANAMISQSTTFTLNINNLGQDAFCPFQRTASVSVSVPVFTDSPILVSNQNPVCPNDTIILSYLNPAPGNTVTYQWLPSSAYTSTNYLSAKTITQLGDTYFLNVMSTGNNSICAFTRSLSITINVADTCFKEQVIPNIFTPNNDNVNDVWSIKFPFGSTLSSVEVYNRWGTLIFHRENLKFSKQGFANIHWDGRNGSGEECSSGVYFYVLNYQDRSGEQLVKKGNITLMR